The following proteins are encoded in a genomic region of Bernardetia sp. MNP-M8:
- the smpB gene encoding SsrA-binding protein SmpB codes for MSGKKKEIQKSVSIKNRKASHEYHFIDIYQAGVVLQGTEIKSIRMGKVTISDAFCLFIGNELFLRNLHISQYDMGNVHNHEEKADRKLLLKRKELKKLQYDAQDVGLTIIPTKVYVNDRGLAKIEIALAKGKKLYDKRQDLKAKDAKRELDRF; via the coding sequence ATGTCAGGTAAAAAGAAAGAAATACAAAAGTCAGTCAGTATCAAAAATCGTAAGGCTTCCCATGAATATCATTTTATAGATATTTATCAAGCTGGAGTAGTTTTGCAGGGAACAGAAATCAAATCTATCCGAATGGGAAAAGTTACGATAAGTGATGCCTTTTGCTTGTTTATTGGAAATGAATTGTTTCTCCGTAATCTACATATTTCGCAATACGATATGGGAAATGTACATAATCACGAAGAAAAAGCAGATAGAAAATTACTTTTGAAGCGAAAAGAACTAAAAAAACTTCAATATGATGCTCAAGATGTTGGTCTGACAATCATTCCGACAAAAGTATATGTTAATGATAGAGGGCTTGCAAAAATAGAAATTGCGCTTGCAAAAGGTAAAAAACTATATGATAAACGCCAAGACCTAAAAGCAAAAGATGCAAAAAGAGAACTTGACCGTTTTTAG
- a CDS encoding DUF2256 domain-containing protein — MSKHIKKSDLPQKICLVCQKPFTWRKKWEKVWEDVKYCSERCRRAK, encoded by the coding sequence ATGAGTAAGCATATCAAAAAATCAGATTTACCTCAAAAAATATGTCTTGTGTGTCAAAAACCATTTACTTGGAGAAAAAAATGGGAAAAAGTTTGGGAGGATGTAAAATATTGTAGTGAAAGATGTAGAAGAGCAAAATAA